A single Tenacibaculum sp. 190524A02b DNA region contains:
- a CDS encoding peptidylprolyl isomerase, whose protein sequence is MRVIKILIVLVAITFSACKAAKYPNLDNGLYADIQTNRGDILVKLHEKEVPMTVANFVSLVEGSNPKMTDSLKGKPYFDGTKFHRVIKDFMIQGGDITGTGRGNAGYKFGDEFPMNEEGKLIYKHDKSGVLSMANSGKNTNSSQFFITHKATPWLDGRHSVFGQVKIGQKVVDTIQQNDFINKVEIIRVGKDAKDFNAPSVFEKELANEVKREEERKRKIEERKQQFLKEKGIDKAVTTASKLKILRLKEGKGKKVNSAIPTTVHYTLYLTDGKKIDSSIDKGQPFVFTIDKMGLIAGWKEGVKTMREGDKSRFFIPHYLGYGDKGLGPIPPKADLVFEVEVLKVGK, encoded by the coding sequence ATGAGAGTAATAAAAATATTAATTGTATTAGTAGCAATAACATTTTCAGCTTGTAAAGCTGCAAAATACCCCAACTTAGATAATGGTTTGTATGCAGATATTCAAACAAACAGAGGAGATATTTTGGTTAAACTGCATGAGAAAGAAGTTCCAATGACAGTAGCGAATTTTGTTTCTTTGGTAGAAGGAAGCAATCCTAAAATGACAGACTCATTAAAAGGAAAGCCTTATTTTGATGGAACAAAATTTCATAGAGTTATTAAAGATTTTATGATACAAGGAGGCGACATAACTGGTACTGGTCGAGGGAATGCAGGCTATAAATTTGGAGATGAGTTTCCAATGAATGAAGAAGGAAAGTTGATATATAAACATGATAAATCCGGAGTATTGTCAATGGCAAATTCAGGAAAGAATACAAATTCTAGTCAGTTTTTTATAACACATAAAGCAACTCCGTGGTTAGATGGAAGACATTCTGTTTTTGGTCAAGTAAAAATTGGGCAAAAAGTGGTAGATACCATCCAACAAAATGATTTTATTAATAAGGTAGAAATTATTAGAGTAGGTAAGGATGCAAAAGATTTTAATGCTCCTAGTGTTTTTGAAAAGGAGTTAGCTAATGAAGTTAAAAGAGAAGAAGAGCGTAAAAGAAAAATTGAAGAAAGAAAACAACAGTTTTTGAAAGAAAAAGGTATTGATAAGGCTGTTACTACAGCTTCCAAATTAAAAATACTACGTTTAAAAGAAGGAAAAGGTAAAAAAGTGAATTCAGCAATTCCTACAACTGTACATTATACATTATACCTAACTGATGGTAAAAAGATAGATTCAAGTATTGATAAAGGACAGCCTTTTGTTTTTACAATTGACAAAATGGGATTAATAGCAGGTTGGAAAGAAGGAGTAAAAACAATGAGAGAAGGTGATAAATCAAGATTTTTTATACCCCATTATTTAGGATATGGAGATAAAGGTTTAGGGCCTATACCACCAAAAGCAGATTTAGTTTTTGAAGTTGAAGTTTTAAAAGTAGGGAAATAA
- a CDS encoding FKBP-type peptidyl-prolyl cis-trans isomerase → MKLTRILAITAVGLSIVACKQEQFKTKSSLTSEIDSVSYAIGLDMANKIKMNFEEMDQNLFVQGFKNGMDSTNLLVESKDVNNILRKFFQKKQEERMKKMQEEQVKKAEEEFGDYKKENEKFLADNKGKEGVKTTASGLQYVVLKEGNGESPKADERVKVHYHGTLIDGTVFDSSVDRKQPMEFGVGQVIKGWTEGLQLMKPGAKYKFFIPQELAYGATPRPGGKIKPFSALVFEVELLEIVLGHGHSKGDGHGH, encoded by the coding sequence ATGAAATTAACCAGGATTTTAGCGATAACTGCGGTAGGATTGTCAATTGTAGCTTGTAAACAAGAACAATTTAAAACAAAAAGTTCATTAACTTCAGAAATTGATTCTGTGAGTTATGCTATAGGTTTAGATATGGCAAATAAAATTAAGATGAACTTTGAAGAAATGGATCAAAATTTATTTGTACAAGGATTCAAAAATGGAATGGATTCTACTAATTTACTAGTAGAGAGTAAAGATGTAAATAATATCTTACGTAAGTTCTTTCAAAAAAAGCAGGAAGAAAGAATGAAAAAAATGCAAGAAGAGCAAGTTAAAAAAGCTGAAGAAGAATTTGGAGATTATAAGAAAGAAAACGAAAAGTTTTTAGCAGATAATAAAGGTAAAGAAGGAGTAAAAACTACAGCAAGTGGTTTACAGTATGTTGTTCTAAAAGAAGGTAATGGAGAAAGTCCTAAAGCTGATGAAAGAGTTAAAGTTCATTACCATGGAACATTAATTGATGGAACTGTATTTGATAGTTCTGTTGATAGAAAACAACCAATGGAGTTTGGTGTAGGTCAAGTAATCAAAGGGTGGACTGAAGGATTACAATTAATGAAGCCAGGAGCAAAATATAAGTTCTTTATACCACAAGAATTAGCATATGGAGCAACACCTAGACCAGGTGGTAAAATTAAGCCATTCTCTGCTTTAGTTTTTGAAGTAGAGTTATTAGAAATTGTGTTAGGACACGGTCACTCTAAGGGTGACGGGCATGGTCATTAA
- the gldI gene encoding gliding motility-associated peptidyl-prolyl isomerase GldI, with the protein MKYKYVFLAIVISFFYGCKEPLARRPKKHGKQNFYREVIKKNKKLNDLQKKRIEKWIKEDTIHQYQSTTKGFWFYYNTKDTLNNPKPKIDDIVQLEYNVRSLNGDIIYENRQRSYKVDKQDFIPALQDGIKLMKKGETITFVIPSYRAYGVTGDGNKIGIHQPIQSTVKLIDIKTNK; encoded by the coding sequence ATGAAGTATAAATATGTTTTTTTAGCAATAGTAATTTCTTTTTTTTACGGATGTAAGGAACCATTAGCTAGACGACCAAAAAAGCATGGTAAGCAGAACTTCTATAGAGAAGTTATAAAGAAAAATAAAAAATTAAACGACTTGCAGAAGAAACGTATTGAAAAATGGATAAAAGAAGATACTATACATCAATACCAATCAACAACTAAAGGTTTTTGGTTTTATTATAACACAAAGGATACGTTAAATAACCCAAAGCCTAAAATAGATGACATTGTACAGTTAGAGTATAATGTGCGTAGTCTCAATGGAGATATAATTTATGAAAACAGACAAAGAAGTTATAAGGTTGATAAACAAGATTTCATACCAGCGCTTCAAGATGGAATAAAGTTGATGAAGAAAGGAGAAACCATTACATTTGTCATTCCATCATATAGAGCTTATGGAGTAACAGGTGATGGTAATAAAATAGGAATACATCAACCTATTCAAAGTACAGTAAAACTAATAGACATTAAAACAAATAAATAA